One region of Chloroflexota bacterium genomic DNA includes:
- the secD gene encoding protein translocase subunit SecD produces the protein MQQRDITLLMFIIVLTGIAIWIVWPNNPGLHIHFGPIHFDRDIKVHRGLDLQGGVQVVLEADLPPGQQVDADAMAAVKGIIDNRVNGLGVVEPLVQLAGSNRVVVELPGIQDPELAISTLRQTGLLEFIDAGNTFLPAGLEVQTSFRESGEFGIPTPTPEPTATSTALAIETPTPTTTVTPAEVISPTAEVEATPSPTPRPRVFRTVITGKHLQSAQVGQDEYGRPQINFTLTEEGAQIFAAHTAANIGRYLAIAMDGVIISCPRIESAITEGSGRITGDFKLSEARSIVIQLRYGALPVPLKVIQNRTVGPTLGQDSVAKSTRAGIIGVIIVLSFMLVYYRLHGFIADIALVIYALVTFSLFKLIPVTLTLPGVAGFLFSVGTAVDANILIFERMKEELRQGKRFSSAIQAGFDRAWTSIRDSNLSTLITCVILYWFGSNFGASMVKGFAVTLFLGVLVSMFTAITVTRTIIRVLYAIGGENLRDSKWLIGL, from the coding sequence ATGCAGCAGCGTGATATAACTTTATTGATGTTCATCATCGTTTTGACGGGTATTGCAATTTGGATTGTCTGGCCAAATAACCCTGGTTTGCACATCCACTTTGGCCCCATCCATTTTGATCGCGATATCAAGGTGCATCGCGGCCTGGATTTGCAGGGTGGTGTACAAGTTGTACTTGAGGCCGATTTGCCTCCGGGGCAGCAAGTGGACGCAGATGCCATGGCTGCGGTAAAGGGCATCATTGACAATCGCGTTAATGGCCTGGGAGTGGTAGAACCCCTTGTGCAGTTAGCAGGCTCCAATCGGGTCGTGGTAGAATTGCCAGGCATTCAAGATCCTGAGCTAGCCATTTCCACTTTACGGCAGACAGGTCTCCTGGAATTCATAGACGCTGGCAATACTTTTCTGCCTGCAGGCTTGGAAGTCCAGACGAGCTTCCGCGAAAGTGGCGAGTTTGGTATCCCAACACCTACTCCCGAACCAACTGCGACAAGCACAGCTCTGGCCATAGAGACGCCTACGCCAACCACAACAGTCACACCCGCCGAGGTTATCTCCCCCACTGCTGAAGTCGAAGCGACACCTTCGCCAACTCCACGTCCCCGCGTTTTCCGTACGGTGATCACCGGAAAACATCTACAATCTGCACAGGTTGGTCAGGACGAATATGGTAGGCCCCAGATCAATTTCACCTTGACTGAAGAAGGCGCCCAAATTTTTGCCGCTCATACCGCTGCCAACATCGGACGGTATCTGGCTATTGCGATGGACGGTGTGATCATCTCGTGTCCACGCATTGAGAGCGCTATTACCGAAGGTTCGGGCCGCATCACTGGTGATTTTAAACTGTCTGAGGCACGCAGCATTGTCATCCAATTGCGCTACGGGGCACTGCCTGTGCCGCTGAAAGTCATTCAAAACCGTACCGTGGGCCCCACTCTTGGGCAAGACTCGGTCGCAAAGAGCACCCGCGCAGGCATTATTGGCGTCATTATTGTCTTATCGTTCATGTTGGTTTACTACCGGCTACATGGCTTTATTGCTGACATTGCGCTGGTTATCTACGCCTTGGTTACTTTCAGTTTGTTTAAGTTGATCCCGGTGACGCTGACTTTACCCGGTGTAGCCGGCTTTCTGTTTTCAGTGGGTACGGCAGTCGATGCCAACATCTTGATTTTTGAGCGCATGAAGGAGGAACTGCGCCAAGGGAAACGGTTCAGTTCGGCTATCCAGGCTGGTTTTGATCGCGCCTGGACCTCTATCCGAGATTCGAACCTTTCCACCCTGATTACCTGTGTAATCCTCTACTGGTTTGGTTCAAACTTCGGTGCGAGCATGGTCAAGGGCTTTGCGGTAACGCTCTTCCTAGGCGTGCTGGTCAGCATGTTCACCGCAATTACCGTTACGCGCACTATTATCCGTGTGCTTTACGCCATTGGGGGTGAGAATCTGCGCGACAGCAAGTGGCTGATTGGCTTGTAG
- the secF gene encoding protein translocase subunit SecF produces the protein MTDIVSKRYWYFLISGLIIITGLIAMGISMLRFGSPVRLSIDFTGGAFMELAFEQPVMPAEVRQVFVEHGYGDTLVQTTLDAKTVLIRSKELEEGEKAKIQADLTARFGPLTELRFDQVGPTVGREVTRSATMAITAAAVVIMSFIIFAWRKVPNALRYGICATAATLHDVLVTMGAFSIFGLVLGWEADALFLTAMLTVTGYSVQDTIVVFDRIRENIPKRRGEPYELIVNRSLLETIHRSLATQLNAIFILIAILFFGGATIRQFIATLLIGLISGTYSSIFTAVPLLVVWEKGEWRNLFRRLSRG, from the coding sequence ATGACAGACATTGTTAGCAAGCGATATTGGTACTTTTTGATTTCGGGTCTAATTATTATTACGGGCCTTATCGCTATGGGCATTTCCATGTTGCGTTTTGGCAGTCCAGTGCGATTGAGCATTGATTTTACCGGCGGTGCGTTCATGGAATTGGCCTTTGAGCAACCAGTGATGCCTGCTGAGGTCCGCCAAGTATTTGTTGAGCACGGCTACGGTGATACTTTGGTGCAAACCACCTTAGATGCTAAAACAGTGCTTATCCGTTCGAAGGAGTTGGAAGAGGGGGAGAAGGCCAAGATTCAGGCTGATTTGACCGCGAGATTTGGCCCATTAACCGAGCTGCGTTTCGATCAGGTAGGCCCCACCGTGGGGCGCGAGGTCACACGCAGCGCCACAATGGCTATTACTGCAGCCGCTGTTGTGATTATGAGTTTTATCATCTTTGCATGGCGAAAAGTGCCTAACGCTTTGCGTTATGGCATTTGTGCCACTGCAGCAACTCTGCACGATGTCTTGGTTACTATGGGGGCCTTTTCCATTTTTGGCCTGGTGCTGGGTTGGGAAGCCGATGCGCTGTTTCTCACAGCCATGCTCACAGTGACCGGTTATTCAGTACAAGATACTATTGTGGTGTTTGACCGCATCCGAGAGAACATTCCCAAGCGTCGTGGCGAACCCTACGAGTTGATCGTGAACCGCAGCTTGTTGGAAACAATACATCGCTCTCTGGCCACGCAATTGAATGCTATCTTTATTCTGATCGCAATCCTGTTCTTCGGGGGAGCGACCATCCGCCAGTTTATCGCCACTCTGCTGATTGGCTTGATCAGTGGCACCTATTCATCTATCTTCACCGCTGTACCACTACTAGTTGTCTGGGAGAAAGGCGAATGGCGCAATCTCTTCCGCCGCCTATCTCGAGGTTAA
- the rsmI gene encoding 16S rRNA (cytidine(1402)-2'-O)-methyltransferase, which produces MGVLYVVATPIGNLEDITLRALRVLREAHLIAAEDTRTTAKLLTCYDIHTPMISFFEHNELVRQEEILRALETQDVALVSEAGMPTISDPGYRLVQAVIAAGIPVQVVPGPSAVLAALAVSGLPTDSFVFLGFLPRRRLARQRTLASIREVPRTIVCFETPHRLLAALEDIYTICGDRQLVVACELTKKYEEIWRGTVHAALTHFRQSTPRGEFTLVLAGAPDREEPAWEESRVRRVLREMIHSGLSRRDAVSQVSRMARWPKRAVYRLALQEQTNLITM; this is translated from the coding sequence ATGGGCGTGTTATATGTTGTAGCGACACCAATTGGGAATCTAGAGGACATCACGTTGCGTGCACTGCGCGTATTGCGCGAGGCGCACCTAATTGCCGCTGAAGATACGCGAACAACAGCCAAACTCCTGACTTGCTATGACATTCACACGCCAATGATCAGTTTCTTTGAACACAATGAATTAGTCAGACAGGAAGAGATCCTGCGCGCTCTAGAAACTCAAGACGTGGCCCTGGTTTCAGAAGCAGGCATGCCCACTATATCCGATCCTGGATACCGCCTGGTCCAGGCTGTGATTGCTGCTGGTATACCCGTGCAAGTCGTGCCAGGGCCATCGGCTGTCCTCGCTGCTTTGGCAGTATCGGGTCTGCCCACGGACAGCTTTGTTTTCCTTGGTTTCCTCCCACGACGCCGCCTGGCGCGACAGCGGACGCTGGCTTCCATACGCGAAGTACCGCGCACGATTGTCTGTTTTGAGACACCACACCGCCTGTTAGCCGCTTTGGAAGATATCTACACCATTTGCGGTGATAGGCAATTGGTGGTTGCCTGTGAATTGACCAAAAAGTACGAAGAGATTTGGCGCGGGACAGTCCACGCCGCGTTGACTCATTTTCGACAGAGTACTCCGCGTGGGGAATTCACCTTGGTGCTCGCTGGTGCACCCGACCGTGAGGAACCTGCCTGGGAAGAATCTCGCGTGCGAAGGGTATTGCGTGAGATGATCCACAGTGGGCTGAGTCGCCGCGATGCCGTAAGCCAGGTCTCCAGAATGGCGCGGTGGCCTAAACGTGCAGTTTATCGCCTTGCATTGCAAGAACAGACCAACCTCATCACGATGTAG
- a CDS encoding bifunctional phosphoglucose/phosphomannose isomerase, with product MFDLDAPQNFSVLDPQRMLNHIAGLPQQCEDAWDEIQDIVLPDTYRQVDQIVILGMGGSAIGGDLLRALLVEECPIPCIVHRDYGVPAFVNQRTLVIACSYSGDTEEALSGFDEALQRGARLLSITTGGELARRTRMHGLPLHLCHYKTQPRAAVGCALMALLGIVQHLGLVNDKSADVAEAITVMREWQAQIKETVPVTSNAAKALAEKLYGRVPVVYGAEHLSEVARRWKGQFNENAKTWAIFDVFPELCHNTVAGYPAPSYLLQYVHVVMLTSSLHHPRMQMRFDVVRELLQRDGFAFDVVEARGCSKLAQMLSLVLFGDYVSFYLAMLYQVDPWSIGNIDLVKKRLSGT from the coding sequence ATGTTTGACTTGGATGCGCCTCAAAACTTCTCTGTGCTCGATCCGCAGAGGATGCTAAACCACATCGCGGGACTGCCGCAGCAATGTGAGGACGCTTGGGATGAGATCCAGGACATCGTGCTACCGGACACCTATCGCCAGGTGGACCAAATCGTCATCCTGGGTATGGGTGGCTCAGCCATCGGTGGTGACTTGTTGCGCGCTCTACTTGTTGAGGAGTGTCCTATCCCGTGCATTGTGCACCGCGATTATGGCGTGCCGGCCTTTGTTAATCAGCGCACTTTAGTCATTGCCTGCAGTTACTCCGGTGACACCGAGGAGGCGCTAAGCGGTTTTGACGAAGCTTTACAACGCGGAGCACGGCTGCTGTCTATCACCACAGGGGGTGAACTGGCGCGGCGCACGCGTATGCACGGCCTACCTTTGCACCTATGCCACTATAAAACACAGCCCCGGGCTGCAGTGGGCTGCGCTCTTATGGCCTTGTTGGGCATTGTACAGCATTTAGGATTGGTGAACGATAAATCAGCTGATGTAGCAGAGGCGATCACCGTGATGCGCGAGTGGCAAGCGCAGATCAAAGAGACAGTACCTGTAACAAGCAATGCGGCAAAGGCGCTGGCCGAAAAGCTTTACGGGCGGGTGCCGGTCGTATATGGCGCAGAGCATTTGAGCGAGGTGGCACGTCGTTGGAAGGGACAATTTAATGAAAATGCCAAGACATGGGCCATTTTCGACGTGTTTCCCGAACTTTGCCACAACACAGTGGCAGGCTACCCTGCGCCGTCTTATTTGCTGCAGTATGTGCATGTAGTGATGTTGACTTCTTCGTTGCACCATCCACGAATGCAAATGCGTTTCGACGTCGTGCGCGAACTACTGCAGCGGGATGGTTTCGCTTTCGATGTGGTTGAAGCGCGTGGGTGCAGCAAACTGGCTCAAATGCTATCACTGGTGCTTTTCGGCGATTATGTCAGTTTTTATCTGGCGATGCTGTACCAGGTTGATCCGTGGTCTATCGGAAATATTGATTTGGTGAAGAAAAGACTGAGTGGCACCTGA
- a CDS encoding NAD(P)/FAD-dependent oxidoreductase translates to MEIGIVGAGFTGLTAAYELSKRGHKVTVFEQASQAGGLSGTFQDENWEWPLEMFYHHIFASDDILLNFNRELGIADKVFFPRPITAIWQKGGAHAFDSPLAVLRYPYLSFADKMRVGLVILYLRLSQEWQPLERVSAHEWLPRYVGQRAYQALWEPLLAGKFGEYYREVNMAWFWARFHKRTPRLGYYIGGYQTLFNALVAKVQSQGGVIHLNTPVQRIEGSAPRIRVHAAKAVHEFEAVIATVPPQTMLHLAPDLPEDYAAQIRGLRAIGALTLILALKHPMTDGFYWINLPKGEFPFLAFVEHTNYQSPEHYGGDYIVYLGTYLPPEHRYFRLSKEEILQEFLPSMPAFNPQFELSWVRNTWLFRRKYAQPVVPVHYSKQIPAVRTPVAGLYFASMSQVYPWDRGSNYAVEMGQKVARMVLEDTAT, encoded by the coding sequence ATGGAGATCGGCATTGTTGGTGCGGGCTTTACTGGACTAACCGCAGCTTATGAACTGAGTAAGCGTGGACATAAGGTAACTGTTTTTGAGCAGGCATCTCAGGCTGGTGGCTTGAGCGGAACCTTCCAAGACGAGAATTGGGAATGGCCTCTGGAGATGTTCTATCATCACATCTTTGCCTCGGATGACATTCTGTTGAATTTCAACCGGGAGTTGGGGATTGCTGACAAGGTGTTTTTCCCCAGGCCGATCACTGCTATCTGGCAAAAAGGCGGTGCTCATGCTTTTGATAGCCCGCTGGCTGTGCTGCGCTATCCCTACTTGTCCTTTGCGGATAAAATGCGTGTTGGACTTGTAATCCTCTACCTGCGTCTCTCCCAAGAGTGGCAACCTCTGGAACGGGTCTCGGCGCACGAATGGCTACCTCGTTATGTTGGTCAACGGGCTTACCAGGCACTCTGGGAGCCACTGCTCGCGGGCAAGTTCGGAGAATACTACCGCGAAGTCAACATGGCCTGGTTCTGGGCGCGATTTCACAAGCGAACACCGCGCTTGGGTTACTATATTGGGGGCTATCAGACGCTCTTCAATGCCCTGGTGGCCAAGGTTCAATCTCAAGGCGGTGTTATTCACTTGAATACACCAGTGCAGCGCATTGAAGGAAGCGCACCGCGAATTCGCGTTCATGCCGCAAAGGCTGTGCACGAGTTTGAAGCAGTGATAGCCACAGTTCCACCGCAAACGATGCTTCATCTGGCGCCGGACCTGCCTGAGGATTATGCAGCACAGATACGCGGACTGCGTGCTATTGGTGCGTTGACCCTCATTTTGGCTTTGAAGCATCCTATGACGGATGGCTTCTATTGGATCAACCTACCTAAGGGGGAGTTCCCCTTCCTGGCTTTTGTGGAACACACCAACTATCAATCGCCAGAACACTATGGTGGGGATTATATCGTTTACCTGGGGACCTATCTCCCACCAGAACATCGCTACTTTCGCTTGAGCAAGGAGGAGATCCTGCAAGAGTTCCTGCCCAGCATGCCAGCCTTTAATCCCCAATTTGAGCTATCTTGGGTGCGCAACACCTGGCTGTTTCGGCGTAAATATGCGCAACCGGTGGTGCCTGTCCATTACTCCAAGCAGATCCCTGCCGTACGCACGCCTGTGGCGGGCTTGTACTTTGCCAGCATGAGCCAGGTCTATCCCTGGGACCGGGGCTCGAACTACGCCGTGGAGATGGGACAGAAGGTAGCGAGAATGGTGCTTGAGGATACTGCAACATAG